The following is a genomic window from Candidatus Leptovillus gracilis.
ATGATGAATGTGGTGCGCGATGAATTGGAGTACGGCCGTTTGCAAATCTATTGTGTGGACAGCGTGGACGCCGAAAGCTGGTACGCTCGCTGGAAACACCCCGGCGCGCGCGTCTGGCGGCATATGCAGTACGAGCAGTATTTGCTGCGCGAAGTGCTGCCCCTGAGCCAACAGAAAAACCCCAATCCATTTCTCATCACCGTGGGGGCCAGCTTTGGCGCTTACCACGCCGTTAACTTTGCCCTGCGCTACCCGCACCTCGTCGGGCGGGCCATTGGCATGAGCGGCATCTACGACATTTCGCGCTGGCTGGATGGCTACCACGACGAAAATGTCTATTTCCAGAATCCGGTGGAATACATCGGCAATGAAAACGACCCCGGACGCATTCGGGCGCTGCGAAACGTGGACGTAGTCCTGGCGGTAGGTAACGGCGACAGTTTGTATGGCAACAACACCTATTTTTCTGGCCTGTTGTGGCGGCAGGGCATT
Proteins encoded in this region:
- a CDS encoding esterase family protein — protein: MNREYHRWYSPSLERDMELLIFGHAGARVLIFPTSMGRYYEWEDRGMMNVVRDELEYGRLQIYCVDSVDAESWYARWKHPGARVWRHMQYEQYLLREVLPLSQQKNPNPFLITVGASFGAYHAVNFALRYPHLVGRAIGMSGIYDISRWLDGYHDENVYFQNPVEYIGNENDPGRIRALRNVDVVLAVGNGDSLYGNNTYFSGLLWRQGIGNALRVWDGWSHDWPYWMQMLQMYISGHD